The following proteins are encoded in a genomic region of Protaetiibacter sp. SSC-01:
- a CDS encoding GspE/PulE family protein, with protein MASLSEILIIRGQLPITSIDAAANDDETQIRELVTQGLLTESQVASARAAQMNLPFVDLTEYPVDHSAVALVPIGLLRRHEVLPIGRDGDRLLVAMADPNNVVALDDIRAAVRFSVRAVVAERQDLLNAITRFVRADSELNDLSSEIESDAEPTGSELERAEVEDDAPIVRFVNLLISQAIQDHASDIHIEPAEHDMHVRYRIDGVLHEMQRAPKTIQNGVISRLKIMSDIDIAERRKPQDGRLSVMHGGRKIDLRVATLPTVYGEKVVMRILDNSSTQLGIQQMAMLDHNLDRFKRSYSKPYGMILVTGPTGSGKSTTLYTTLNEVAKPEINVITVEDPVEYRLPGINQVQVNVKAGLTFASALRSILRSDPDVVLIGEIRDQETAQIAIEASLTGHLVLSTLHTNDAPSAVTRLIEMDIEPFLVGSALDCVVAQRLARRLCDKCKQPYHHNPDELQALGFAFDPRMGIPTLFRPVGCQHCSNTGYRGRMALHEVMTVTEEIERLAVARSSSAEIGRVAVQQGMYTLRQDGWGKALLGMTSIEEILRVVA; from the coding sequence ATGGCCTCCCTTTCCGAGATCCTCATCATCCGGGGACAGCTTCCGATCACGTCGATCGACGCGGCCGCGAACGACGACGAGACGCAGATCCGCGAGCTCGTGACGCAGGGCCTGCTCACCGAGAGCCAGGTCGCATCCGCGCGTGCCGCGCAGATGAACCTGCCGTTCGTCGACCTCACGGAGTACCCCGTCGACCACTCGGCCGTCGCGCTCGTGCCGATCGGGCTGCTGCGCCGTCACGAGGTGCTGCCGATCGGCCGCGACGGCGACCGCCTGCTCGTCGCGATGGCCGACCCGAACAACGTCGTCGCGCTCGACGACATCCGCGCCGCCGTGCGCTTCTCGGTGCGCGCCGTCGTCGCCGAGCGCCAGGACCTGCTCAACGCGATCACCCGCTTCGTGCGCGCCGACAGCGAGCTCAACGACCTCTCGAGCGAGATCGAGAGCGATGCCGAGCCCACCGGCAGCGAGCTCGAGCGCGCCGAGGTCGAGGACGACGCGCCCATCGTGCGCTTCGTGAACCTGCTCATCAGCCAGGCGATCCAGGACCACGCATCCGACATCCACATCGAGCCCGCCGAGCACGACATGCACGTGCGGTACCGCATCGACGGCGTGCTGCACGAGATGCAGCGTGCGCCGAAGACGATCCAGAACGGCGTCATCAGCCGCCTCAAGATCATGAGCGACATCGACATCGCCGAGCGCCGCAAGCCCCAGGACGGCCGCCTCTCGGTCATGCACGGCGGCAGGAAGATCGACCTCCGCGTCGCGACCCTGCCGACGGTGTACGGCGAGAAGGTCGTCATGCGTATCCTCGACAACTCGTCGACGCAGCTCGGCATCCAGCAGATGGCGATGCTCGACCACAACCTCGACCGCTTCAAGCGCTCGTACTCGAAGCCGTACGGCATGATCCTCGTCACCGGTCCCACGGGTTCCGGTAAGTCGACGACGCTCTACACGACCCTCAACGAGGTCGCGAAGCCCGAGATCAACGTCATCACGGTCGAGGACCCGGTCGAGTACCGCCTGCCGGGCATCAACCAGGTGCAGGTCAACGTCAAGGCGGGCCTGACCTTCGCGAGCGCGCTCCGCAGCATCCTGCGTTCGGACCCGGATGTCGTGCTGATCGGTGAGATCCGCGACCAGGAGACGGCGCAGATCGCCATCGAGGCGTCGCTCACGGGTCACCTCGTGCTCTCGACGCTGCACACGAACGACGCGCCGAGCGCCGTCACGCGTCTCATCGAGATGGACATCGAGCCGTTCCTCGTCGGCTCGGCGCTCGACTGCGTCGTGGCTCAGCGTCTCGCGCGACGCTTGTGCGACAAGTGCAAGCAGCCGTACCACCACAACCCGGACGAGCTGCAGGCACTCGGTTTCGCTTTCGACCCGCGGATGGGGATCCCGACCCTGTTCCGTCCCGTCGGCTGCCAGCACTGCTCGAACACGGGCTACCGCGGCCGCATGGCGCTCCACGAGGTGATGACCGTCACCGAGGAGATCGAGCGTCTCGCGGTCGCCCGTTCGTCGAGCGCCGAGATCGGCCGCGTCGCCGTTCAGCAGGGCATGTACACGCTGCGGCAGGACGGGTGGGGCAAGGCTCTGCTCGGCATGACGAGCATCGAGGAGATCCTGCGCGTCGTCGCCTAG
- a CDS encoding type IV pilus twitching motility protein PilT, with the protein MNNNIYEIPLTDPAAPPFGAPGTSGALPPQPGVLPPDAVPSVDFSQLPPPGMSAAPSSDAPSPVPPSASVPPVPPPAASFSDSAPPVFPPAGGIPGFTEAPTVDLTTPSFAAAPPPPLPTAAVAPAAPVPAETLIDDEFARAARANADADLLHCLQEVLLAGASDLHISTGTSPLLRIDGTLTPVHEQPIWDREKTATALYSILSPTQRAKFDEVLELDFAFTLSANARFRVNFYQQRGAIGGAFRIIPTEIKSLSQLGVPPQVGEFAKLPRGLVLVTGPTGSGKSTTLAALIDQVNQTRRDHVVTVEDPIEFLHNNKKALINQREVGADTHSFANALKHVLRQDPDVILIGELRDLETISVALTAAETGHLVFATLHTQSAASTIDRVIDVFPPHQQDQIRVQLAATLQGVVCQTLVKRANGRGRAVATEVMFITPAIANLVREGKTYQVTSSLQSGAAQGMHTMDQHLADLVNGGEVAYEHALEKVQDLETFNRLVTRRDLNNNAQAARSI; encoded by the coding sequence GTGAACAACAACATCTACGAGATCCCGTTGACGGATCCGGCGGCGCCGCCGTTCGGCGCGCCCGGCACGAGCGGCGCCCTGCCGCCGCAGCCCGGCGTGCTGCCGCCGGACGCCGTGCCGAGCGTCGACTTCTCGCAGCTGCCGCCGCCCGGCATGAGCGCCGCGCCGTCGTCGGATGCGCCCTCGCCCGTGCCGCCGTCGGCGAGCGTGCCGCCTGTGCCGCCGCCCGCCGCGTCGTTCTCCGACTCGGCCCCGCCCGTCTTCCCGCCCGCCGGGGGCATCCCGGGCTTCACGGAGGCGCCGACCGTCGACCTGACCACGCCGAGCTTCGCCGCCGCGCCGCCGCCTCCGCTCCCGACCGCGGCCGTCGCTCCCGCGGCACCCGTGCCCGCCGAGACGCTCATCGACGACGAGTTCGCGCGCGCGGCCCGCGCCAACGCGGATGCCGACCTGCTGCACTGCCTGCAGGAGGTGCTCCTCGCGGGCGCATCCGACCTCCACATCTCCACGGGCACCTCGCCGCTCCTCCGTATCGACGGCACGCTCACGCCCGTGCACGAGCAGCCCATCTGGGACCGCGAGAAGACCGCGACGGCGCTCTACAGCATCCTGTCGCCGACGCAGCGGGCGAAGTTCGACGAGGTGCTCGAGCTCGACTTCGCGTTCACGCTCTCGGCCAACGCCCGTTTCCGCGTGAACTTCTACCAGCAGCGCGGCGCGATCGGCGGGGCGTTCCGTATCATCCCGACCGAGATCAAGAGCCTGAGCCAGCTCGGCGTGCCGCCGCAGGTGGGCGAGTTCGCGAAGCTGCCGCGGGGTCTCGTGCTCGTGACGGGCCCGACCGGTTCGGGTAAGTCGACGACCCTCGCCGCCCTCATCGACCAGGTGAACCAGACGCGTCGCGACCACGTCGTGACGGTCGAGGACCCGATCGAGTTCCTGCACAACAACAAGAAGGCGCTCATCAACCAGCGCGAGGTCGGTGCTGACACGCACTCCTTCGCGAACGCGCTCAAGCACGTCCTCCGCCAGGACCCCGACGTCATCCTCATCGGTGAGCTCCGAGACCTCGAGACGATCTCGGTCGCCCTGACCGCGGCGGAAACCGGTCACCTCGTCTTCGCGACCCTGCACACGCAGAGCGCCGCGTCGACGATCGACCGTGTCATCGACGTCTTCCCGCCGCACCAGCAGGACCAGATCCGCGTGCAGCTCGCGGCGACGCTGCAGGGCGTCGTCTGTCAGACCCTCGTCAAGCGCGCCAACGGCCGGGGCCGTGCCGTCGCGACGGAGGTCATGTTCATCACGCCGGCCATCGCGAACCTCGTGCGCGAGGGCAAGACCTACCAGGTGACGTCTTCCCTGCAGTCGGGTGCCGCGCAGGGCATGCACACGATGGACCAGCACCTCGCCGACCTCGTGAACGGCGGCGAGGTCGCCTACGAGCACGCGCTCGAGAAGGTGCAGGATCTCGAGACGTTCAACCGCCTCGTCACGCGCCGCGACCTCAACAACAACGCTCAGGCTGCGAGAAGCATCTGA